A DNA window from Thermomicrobiales bacterium contains the following coding sequences:
- a CDS encoding ABC transporter permease codes for MSEVAPASSTTGQSNGWRRLTVASPTWVLLALASVALIVFLALPLVAIFIRGIPAGALTAALDNEVVRQALTLSVVTTCISLALVLVLGTPVAYLLARYRFRGHQLLDTLVDLPMVLPPAVAGVALLMAFGRRGVLGPFLSDIGIEIPFTTLAVVIAQTFVAVPFYVRSARAGFESIDPGLEEVAGTLGASRMTIFRTVTIPLALPALLGGAVMAWARALGEFGATLMFAGNFAGRTQTMPLAIYQTLESGKLDSALALSIILVVVSFTVLFVFKYLVRRSAGHVPPEVTPRA; via the coding sequence ATGAGTGAGGTAGCACCAGCATCAAGCACGACCGGACAGTCAAACGGCTGGCGTCGATTGACGGTTGCGTCGCCAACATGGGTGCTGCTGGCGCTCGCCAGCGTGGCGCTCATCGTATTTCTGGCGCTGCCGCTGGTCGCGATCTTTATTCGCGGGATTCCAGCCGGAGCCCTGACCGCCGCGCTCGACAACGAGGTTGTCCGGCAGGCGCTGACGCTCTCGGTCGTAACCACCTGCATTTCCCTGGCGCTGGTGCTGGTGCTCGGTACACCAGTTGCCTATCTTCTGGCGCGCTACCGTTTTCGCGGTCATCAGCTGCTGGATACGCTGGTAGATCTGCCGATGGTGCTGCCACCGGCTGTTGCTGGCGTCGCGCTGCTGATGGCATTCGGTCGGCGCGGCGTTCTGGGTCCGTTTCTCTCGGACATCGGCATTGAAATCCCGTTCACGACGCTGGCGGTCGTGATCGCTCAGACGTTTGTCGCGGTCCCGTTCTACGTGCGGTCGGCGCGGGCCGGGTTCGAGTCGATCGATCCGGGTCTGGAGGAAGTTGCCGGGACGCTCGGCGCGAGCCGGATGACGATCTTCCGCACCGTGACGATCCCGTTGGCGCTTCCGGCGCTGCTGGGCGGAGCCGTGATGGCGTGGGCGCGCGCGCTCGGCGAGTTTGGCGCGACGCTCATGTTCGCCGGTAACTTCGCCGGTCGGACGCAGACGATGCCGCTGGCTATTTACCAAACGCTTGAGTCGGGCAAGCTCGACTCAGCGCTGGCGCTCTCGATCATCCTCGTCGTCGTGTCGTTCACGGTTCTGTTTGTATTCAAGTACCTCGTTCGGCGCAGCGCCGGACATGTCCCACCGGAAGTGACGCCACGTGCTTAA
- a CDS encoding ATP-binding cassette domain-containing protein, translating into MRRQLALFALEVSLTVDNGILVLFGPSGAGKSMLLRTIAGIERADAGIIELGGRVLLDTSRGINLDSRQRRVGYVPQQYGLFPHLSAVDNVAYPMVAGRGARRAEARARARELLDMVGVANRADAPPSRLSGGQQQRVAIARAVGADSEVLLLDEPLAALDAPTRHELRELLRRLQRELAVPVIFVTRSRGGCVSRNGDGGDGGRSGAPDRHRRSCPGCAR; encoded by the coding sequence ATGCGGAGACAGCTCGCGCTGTTTGCGTTGGAAGTCTCGCTCACCGTCGACAACGGCATCCTTGTGCTCTTTGGTCCGTCCGGCGCGGGCAAGTCGATGCTGCTCCGCACGATCGCTGGTATCGAGCGCGCCGATGCCGGGATCATTGAGCTGGGTGGCCGCGTGCTGCTCGACACCAGCCGTGGGATCAATCTCGATTCGCGTCAGCGCCGGGTCGGCTATGTGCCGCAGCAATATGGGCTGTTTCCTCATTTGAGTGCGGTCGATAACGTCGCCTATCCGATGGTCGCCGGTCGCGGTGCGCGGCGAGCTGAGGCGCGTGCGCGAGCTCGCGAGCTGCTCGATATGGTGGGAGTCGCCAACCGCGCCGACGCGCCGCCGTCGCGACTGTCCGGCGGGCAGCAGCAGCGCGTCGCGATCGCCCGCGCGGTCGGCGCTGATTCCGAGGTGCTGCTGCTCGACGAGCCGCTTGCCGCACTGGATGCACCCACGCGGCACGAGCTCCGCGAACTCCTGCGGCGACTGCAGCGCGAGCTCGCAGTGCCGGTCATCTTCGTAACACGATCTCGAGGAGGCTGTGTCAGTCGGAACGGCGATGGCGGTGATGGCGGAAGGTCGGGTGCGCCAGATCGACACCGTCGCTCGTGTCCTGGATGCGCCCGTTGA
- a CDS encoding TOBE domain-containing protein has translation MRQIDTVARVLDAPVDRLVADLVQARNVLPGDLERDEGTAFVATDIGRLRAATPHDAGLVDVIIRPDLLRLSTDAQANGHDTLLDGTVVDLVDYGTRATVTLAIGDGRLEAGVTRGDMRRLAIGRGDRLRCIIPADAVHVVDRLEGAASPSA, from the coding sequence GTGCGCCAGATCGACACCGTCGCTCGTGTCCTGGATGCGCCCGTTGATCGGCTGGTCGCTGATCTTGTGCAAGCACGGAACGTATTGCCGGGTGACCTGGAGCGCGACGAGGGCACTGCATTCGTCGCTACGGACATTGGTCGTCTGCGCGCAGCAACCCCGCACGACGCCGGATTGGTCGACGTCATCATCCGGCCCGACCTGCTGCGGCTCTCAACAGACGCTCAGGCGAACGGGCACGACACACTGCTGGACGGCACGGTCGTCGATCTGGTCGACTACGGAACGCGGGCGACGGTGACGCTCGCTATCGGGGACGGCCGGCTCGAGGCAGGTGTAACTCGCGGCGATATGCGCCGACTGGCTATCGGACGGGGTGATCGCTTGCGGTGCATCATTCCAGCAGATGCTGTCCACGTTGTTGATCGGCTGGAAGGCGCGGCTAGTCC